A portion of the Polaribacter cellanae genome contains these proteins:
- a CDS encoding alpha/beta hydrolase → MTHDTFNFNIYEIKFFGQYWKAKETKAIVVLVHGMGEHSTRYVHVAKELTSNNYSVITFDHFGHGKTAGKRGHNPNFEAVLESISKTIAKAKELFPNKPIFLYGHSMGGNAVINYTLKKQHSLKGVVATSPFLKLAFQPPKWKLFMGKLLQRIAPFITLGNELDANHISRDKNEVEKYENDSLVHDKISPNFSITFIKTGKWAIKNAHQLKVPMFILHGTEDKIIDYKGSVEFAKNTKNATLKLFENGYHELHNDLCREKMLADIVNWLNSEL, encoded by the coding sequence ATGACACACGATACATTCAATTTTAATATTTACGAAATCAAATTTTTCGGACAATATTGGAAAGCAAAAGAAACAAAAGCTATTGTTGTTTTAGTACATGGAATGGGCGAACATTCTACACGTTATGTGCATGTTGCAAAGGAACTTACATCAAACAATTATTCTGTAATTACTTTCGATCATTTTGGTCATGGAAAAACAGCTGGAAAACGTGGACACAACCCCAATTTTGAAGCTGTTTTGGAAAGCATTTCTAAAACGATAGCAAAAGCGAAAGAACTATTTCCAAACAAACCTATTTTCTTGTATGGACATTCCATGGGAGGAAATGCAGTAATCAACTATACTCTAAAAAAACAACATTCTTTAAAAGGAGTTGTTGCTACAAGTCCGTTTTTAAAACTCGCATTTCAACCACCAAAATGGAAACTATTTATGGGTAAATTGCTTCAGAGAATTGCACCTTTTATTACTTTAGGAAATGAGTTAGATGCAAACCATATTTCAAGAGACAAAAATGAGGTTGAAAAATACGAGAACGATTCTTTGGTACACGATAAAATTAGCCCTAATTTTTCGATTACATTTATTAAAACTGGAAAATGGGCGATTAAAAATGCGCATCAATTAAAGGTACCTATGTTTATTTTACATGGAACTGAAGATAAAATTATCGATTATAAAGGGAGTGTAGAATTTGCTAAAAATACTAAAAACGCCACTTTAAAATTATTCGAAAACGGATATCACGAATTGCACAACGATTTATGCAGAGAAAAAATGCTTGCTGATATTGTTAATTGGTTAAATTCTGAACTTTAA
- a CDS encoding glycosyltransferase, whose amino-acid sequence MQKKLLLIIGYVWVEPNSSAAGKRMLQLIHQFLERDCKITFASPSIKNEKAIDLNALGINEVSIELNNASFDTFIKKLQPEIVLFDRFMMEEQFGWRVTENCPKAIRILDTEDLHCLRKTRELAYKKKLHFSTDFLLKQDITKREIAAILRCDLSLIISTFEMELLKNTFKIDDAILMYLPFLFDEIDETHQHKWKNFEERAHFIFIGNFFHKPNVDAVLTLKNKVWSEIRKQLPKAEMHIYGAYVNLQIEQLHNKKEGFIIKGFAENANDVVGKAKVVLAPINFGAGIKGKLTEAMLCGTPSVTTSTGVEGMSNNLPWNGFVADNYSCFSKKAVQLYSDKSIWEQAQKNGVEIINSIYSKGKNGYLFFNKVEEIQHHLENHRTNNFMGSLLQHQTMQATKYMSKWIEAKSS is encoded by the coding sequence TTGCAGAAAAAATTACTTTTAATAATTGGTTACGTTTGGGTAGAACCCAATTCTTCTGCTGCAGGAAAGAGAATGTTGCAGTTAATCCATCAGTTTTTAGAACGAGATTGTAAAATTACTTTTGCTTCGCCCTCTATAAAAAATGAAAAGGCAATTGATTTAAATGCTTTGGGAATTAATGAGGTTTCTATTGAATTAAATAATGCTTCTTTCGACACTTTTATAAAAAAGTTGCAACCAGAAATTGTATTGTTCGATCGTTTTATGATGGAAGAACAATTTGGTTGGCGAGTTACAGAAAATTGCCCAAAAGCAATCCGTATTTTAGATACAGAAGATTTGCATTGTTTGCGAAAAACGCGTGAACTTGCTTATAAAAAAAAGCTTCATTTTTCCACTGATTTTTTACTAAAACAAGACATTACAAAAAGAGAAATTGCAGCTATTTTAAGATGCGATTTATCTTTAATTATTTCTACTTTTGAAATGGAGTTGTTGAAAAATACTTTTAAAATTGATGATGCTATTTTAATGTATTTACCCTTTCTTTTTGATGAAATAGATGAGACTCATCAACATAAATGGAAAAATTTTGAAGAAAGAGCGCATTTTATTTTTATTGGAAATTTCTTCCACAAACCAAATGTAGATGCTGTTTTGACTCTGAAAAATAAAGTTTGGAGCGAGATTAGAAAGCAATTACCAAAAGCTGAAATGCATATTTATGGCGCGTATGTAAATCTGCAAATAGAACAACTGCACAATAAAAAAGAAGGTTTTATTATTAAAGGTTTTGCAGAAAATGCGAATGATGTTGTTGGCAAGGCAAAAGTAGTTTTAGCACCCATAAATTTTGGAGCAGGAATTAAAGGAAAATTAACAGAAGCCATGCTTTGTGGAACGCCAAGTGTTACGACTTCAACTGGAGTAGAAGGGATGTCTAATAATTTGCCTTGGAATGGTTTTGTAGCAGATAATTATTCCTGTTTTTCAAAAAAAGCAGTTCAATTATATTCGGATAAATCTATTTGGGAACAAGCGCAAAAAAATGGTGTAGAAATTATAAATTCGATTTATAGCAAAGGAAAAAACGGATACTTATTTTTTAATAAGGTTGAAGAAATTCAACATCATTTAGAAAACCATAGGACAAATAATTTTATGGGAAGTTTGTTGCAACATCAAACTATGCAAGCTACAAAATATATGAGTAAGTGGATTGAGGCGAAAAGTAGTTAG
- the pabB gene encoding aminodeoxychorismate synthase component I, which yields MQRTVRTFSIENISNFKQNLLSWSQQFETAIWLDSNNYEQQYSSFDSALAVEEFTSIKTDYHQAFDKLKEYQTITKDYIFGYISYDVKNDVEQLSSKNFDGLDFADLFFFQPQKLLFIKENTIEFHYLKMVDNEIESDFETICQTELVEVSSKTDIKIKLRIHKDEYHQKVTKVLEHIHRGDIYEANFCQEFYAENSTINPIEVYKHLNQISEPPFATLLKMEHQYALCASPERYIRKEGGKIISQPIKGTAKRLVSAIDDAKIASDLSRDSKERAENVMIVDLVRNDLSKTAKKGSVKVEELCKVYSFKQVHQMISTVVSEIEKNIHPVEVLRSTFPMGSMTGAPKVSAMKIIENLEQTKRGLYSGTVGYFTPNGDFDFNVIIRSILYNEEKKYISYSVGGAITAKSSPEKEYEECLLKAKAMRFALLNSE from the coding sequence ATGCAAAGAACCGTTCGTACTTTTTCTATTGAGAATATTTCTAATTTCAAACAAAACCTTTTGTCTTGGAGTCAGCAATTTGAAACTGCAATTTGGTTAGATTCTAACAATTACGAACAACAATATTCTAGTTTCGATAGTGCTTTGGCTGTAGAAGAATTCACCTCTATAAAAACCGATTATCACCAAGCTTTCGACAAATTAAAAGAATACCAAACCATTACCAAAGATTATATTTTCGGTTATATTTCTTACGACGTAAAAAATGATGTAGAACAACTTTCTTCAAAAAATTTCGATGGCTTAGATTTTGCTGATTTGTTCTTTTTTCAACCTCAAAAACTCCTTTTTATCAAAGAAAACACCATCGAATTTCATTATTTAAAAATGGTAGATAATGAGATTGAAAGCGATTTTGAAACTATTTGTCAAACTGAGCTTGTCGAAGTTTCTTCTAAAACCGACATCAAAATAAAACTAAGAATTCACAAAGACGAATACCACCAAAAAGTCACTAAAGTTTTAGAGCATATTCACAGAGGCGATATTTACGAAGCCAATTTTTGTCAGGAATTTTATGCGGAAAATTCTACCATAAACCCAATCGAAGTTTACAAACATTTAAACCAAATTTCGGAGCCACCTTTTGCTACTTTGCTAAAAATGGAACATCAATACGCATTGTGTGCTTCCCCTGAAAGATACATTCGAAAAGAAGGTGGAAAAATTATTTCTCAGCCAATAAAAGGAACCGCAAAAAGATTGGTAAGCGCCATTGACGATGCCAAAATTGCATCCGATTTATCGAGAGACAGTAAAGAGCGTGCAGAAAATGTAATGATTGTCGATTTAGTTAGAAACGATTTATCTAAAACAGCCAAAAAAGGAAGTGTAAAAGTAGAAGAATTGTGCAAAGTGTATTCCTTTAAACAAGTACATCAAATGATTTCTACAGTGGTTTCCGAAATTGAAAAAAATATACATCCTGTAGAAGTTTTAAGAAGTACTTTTCCAATGGGAAGTATGACTGGCGCTCCAAAAGTTTCGGCGATGAAAATTATCGAAAACCTAGAACAAACCAAACGAGGGCTTTATTCTGGAACTGTTGGTTATTTTACACCAAATGGCGATTTTGACTTTAATGTAATTATTAGAAGTATTTTGTATAACGAAGAAAAAAAGTATATTTCCTACTCTGTTGGTGGTGCAATTACTGCAAAATCTAGCCCAGAAAAGGAGTACGAAGAATGCTTATTAAAGGCAAAAGCAATGCGTTTTGCTTTGTTGAATTCGGAATAA
- a CDS encoding helix-turn-helix domain-containing protein, with product MTDVNDFFSSRNTVTNISENERKQTANYLETIKAFARTTYKSIYVIDYEKKGFEYVSENPLFLCGHTAEEVQEMGYLFYFNYVIPEDVELLIKINTICFNFYDKIPLKERIYHSISYDFYLKNQQGETFLINQKLTPIFLTDEGKIWKAICIISLSNEKDSGNIRIYKRGANKIFKFDLKGNFWKTEEKIKLSKREKEILRFSVRGYTINEMAEPMCVCPDTVKFHRRKLFEKLEVTNISEAIVYATNNKLI from the coding sequence ATGACGGATGTTAATGATTTTTTTTCTTCACGAAATACCGTGACCAACATTTCTGAAAATGAACGCAAGCAAACGGCTAATTATTTAGAAACAATTAAAGCCTTTGCTAGAACTACCTATAAAAGTATCTATGTAATAGATTATGAAAAAAAGGGATTCGAATATGTTTCTGAAAATCCTCTTTTTCTATGTGGACACACTGCTGAAGAAGTGCAAGAAATGGGATACCTTTTTTACTTCAACTATGTTATTCCTGAAGATGTAGAACTATTAATTAAAATAAATACTATTTGCTTTAACTTTTATGATAAGATACCTTTAAAAGAAAGAATATACCATTCTATTTCTTATGATTTCTATTTAAAAAATCAACAGGGAGAAACATTTTTGATCAATCAAAAACTAACTCCTATTTTCTTAACGGATGAAGGGAAAATTTGGAAAGCTATTTGTATTATTTCTCTTTCTAATGAAAAAGATTCAGGGAATATTAGAATATATAAAAGAGGAGCAAATAAAATTTTTAAATTTGATTTGAAAGGTAATTTTTGGAAAACAGAAGAGAAAATTAAGCTTTCTAAACGAGAAAAGGAAATTTTAAGATTCTCTGTAAGAGGATATACAATTAATGAAATGGCAGAACCTATGTGTGTGTGTCCAGATACTGTTAAGTTTCATAGAAGAAAATTATTTGAAAAATTAGAAGTTACCAATATTTCGGAAGCCATTGTATACGCCACCAATAATAAATTAATCTAA
- a CDS encoding ThiF family adenylyltransferase produces the protein MEDRYSRNRIYVKPEEQELIKNYPILLGGAGIGSVIAECALRFGFENITIIDGDQVELSNLNRQNYTEDDISTDKVNAVKKRLLSINKEANINVHNCFLTTDNVESYINGHKIAINALDFTSDVPLLFDEICQQNNIPVLHPYNLGWGGLVTVISPKGLSLKAIAKNGQKINELRVVEYVSSYMKFWGTPQFWIDKILYKYLSEKEKLPPPQLSIGSWMVASMCTHLLFKIATNKAYKRFPEFYFSSINVD, from the coding sequence ATGGAAGATAGATATAGTCGAAATAGAATATATGTTAAACCAGAAGAACAAGAACTAATTAAAAATTATCCTATTTTATTAGGAGGAGCTGGAATTGGTAGTGTTATAGCAGAGTGTGCTCTACGCTTTGGTTTTGAAAATATTACGATTATTGACGGAGATCAGGTAGAACTCTCAAATTTGAATAGGCAAAACTACACCGAGGATGACATTTCAACAGATAAAGTTAACGCAGTAAAGAAACGCTTACTATCAATTAATAAAGAAGCAAATATAAATGTGCATAATTGCTTTTTAACCACAGATAACGTTGAAAGCTATATTAATGGACATAAAATTGCAATTAATGCTTTAGATTTTACTTCAGATGTTCCATTACTTTTTGATGAGATTTGCCAGCAAAATAATATACCTGTTTTGCATCCCTATAATTTAGGTTGGGGAGGTTTAGTGACAGTAATATCTCCAAAAGGTTTATCATTAAAAGCTATTGCAAAAAACGGACAAAAAATTAATGAACTTCGAGTAGTTGAATACGTTTCTAGTTATATGAAATTCTGGGGGACACCACAATTTTGGATTGATAAAATACTGTATAAATACTTAAGTGAAAAGGAAAAATTGCCTCCTCCACAGTTATCTATTGGTTCATGGATGGTAGCAAGTATGTGTACGCATCTTCTTTTTAAAATAGCAACAAATAAAGCATATAAACGATTTCCAGAATTTTATTTTTCCTCTATTAATGTAGATTAG
- the tilS gene encoding tRNA lysidine(34) synthetase TilS translates to MLQKFKEHINKNFPFLKEQKILIAISGGVDSVVLTHLLKQLNFNISLGHCNFNLREKESDLDEEFVKNLSKKLNIDCFTTSFQTTKISEKNKESTQITARNLRYEWFQKLIETHNFDVVLTAHHSDDNLETFLINLTRGTGLEGFTGIPEINGNIVRPLLVFSREEIIDFATKNKLDWREDKSNASTKYTRNKIRHKVIPVLKEINPSLLETFSKTIENLKESRHIIDDKIADIKSEILQPFDYTQKDSVMKYNISKIQELSNPKAYLYQLLKEYNFTEWKDVFHLIVAQTGKQLFSKTHVLLKDRDFLILSKINNKKTKPSYFIDKNISKITAPLYLTLKKVAEISEENKNTIYVNEEALEFPLIIRKWQNGDYFYPKGMLGKKKLSKYFKDEKMSLFEKEQAWLLCNNNNDIIWVIGKRQDGRFYVKNMPKIMKISILNSL, encoded by the coding sequence ATGCTTCAGAAATTCAAAGAACATATTAATAAAAATTTTCCTTTTTTAAAGGAGCAAAAAATATTAATCGCAATTTCTGGTGGTGTAGATTCTGTGGTTTTAACGCATCTCTTAAAACAACTAAATTTTAATATTTCTTTGGGACATTGTAACTTCAACTTACGAGAAAAAGAAAGCGATTTAGATGAAGAATTTGTAAAAAATTTATCAAAAAAACTGAATATTGATTGTTTTACAACATCATTCCAAACTACAAAAATTTCAGAGAAAAACAAAGAATCTACTCAAATAACTGCAAGAAATTTGCGTTATGAATGGTTTCAAAAATTAATAGAAACACATAATTTCGATGTTGTTTTAACGGCACATCATTCAGATGATAATTTAGAAACCTTTTTAATAAACTTAACTCGTGGAACGGGTTTGGAAGGTTTTACGGGAATTCCAGAAATTAACGGAAATATTGTACGCCCGCTTTTGGTATTTTCTCGTGAAGAAATTATCGATTTTGCAACCAAAAACAAACTCGATTGGCGAGAAGATAAAAGCAATGCTTCCACAAAATACACTCGAAATAAAATTAGGCACAAAGTAATTCCTGTTTTAAAGGAAATAAACCCAAGTTTATTAGAAACGTTTTCTAAAACTATTGAAAATTTAAAGGAAAGCAGGCATATTATCGACGATAAAATTGCTGATATTAAATCTGAAATACTTCAACCTTTCGACTACACTCAAAAAGACAGTGTTATGAAATATAATATTTCTAAAATCCAAGAATTATCAAATCCGAAAGCATATTTATATCAACTTTTAAAAGAGTATAACTTTACAGAATGGAAGGATGTTTTTCATTTAATTGTAGCACAAACTGGCAAACAATTGTTTTCTAAAACGCATGTTTTATTAAAAGATAGAGATTTTTTAATTCTTTCTAAAATCAATAATAAAAAAACGAAACCTAGTTATTTTATTGATAAAAACATTTCTAAAATTACAGCACCCCTTTATCTTACTCTTAAAAAAGTAGCCGAAATTTCCGAAGAAAACAAAAATACTATTTATGTGAATGAAGAAGCTTTGGAGTTTCCTTTAATTATTAGAAAATGGCAAAATGGCGATTATTTTTATCCGAAAGGAATGTTAGGCAAAAAGAAATTAAGTAAATATTTTAAAGACGAGAAAATGTCGCTCTTCGAAAAGGAACAAGCTTGGTTGCTTTGTAACAACAATAACGATATTATTTGGGTTATTGGCAAAAGACAAGATGGTAGATTTTATGTTAAGAATATGCCAAAAATCATGAAAATTAGTATTCTAAACTCTTTGTAA
- a CDS encoding TonB-dependent receptor domain-containing protein — MNLLRTTFFIVLFSYSSYAQIELKGVVKDSSNVAIEFANVVLTNQKNEIIKGTITDEKGEFSLSAKKGVYKLSISFLGYKDWVKEITLDDSFDFGIIILEESKNSLDEVVVTAKKPVIKRKVDRIEFNVNNTILSEGDAWGVLIKAPGVIASSSGSLQIFGKSGVLVMIDERPVQLSSDELKNMLEGMSANEINSIEVITNPPAKYDAEGNGIINITLKKKKSLGYNGNVFSRYTQGVFPKSNNGGGVVYRDDKINISANYNFGIGKRNVQENSNINFLNTQGDIFSSWNEDSDRNTSYLSHNFRTSFDYHIAEKSVIGMKIVGNISPKQQVINKTKTDVFNTQNELDSLFVNNNSSDRNVQNLSYNLNFTQKFKKKGQSLVLDFDYTDYENEGNQNVNTDFFDSSNSFNRNEFFTSDNKQDIKIYSSKLDYTQPIDSTSYFETGIKYNSIRTNNDLDYFNRDNSGSLIFDESRSNQFIYDEDTYAAYLSYNKDFKKFFVKLGLRAEYTETLGNSITLNQITDNDYFELFPSTFLQYRLNDNNSFGFSYSRRIRRPNYSLLNPFQFFSSPFSLIEGNPFLRPSFSDNIELSYSLRNKYFFTGYFNHTKDPFTQLSVQDNQEQIFRYNAVNLDSNIGYGLSFVTSFDINKWWSLYFDLNVYYREYEFIAPDSSNELIKNNNWNFDPYLWNEFTISKENNLSLEITAQYFSPKVQGGFDIRGRSEVSVGIKKKMFQNKSTLSVYVADIFDQNKFTLESNYAFQNHIFRENPENQYVRFSFTYRFGNTKIKGRKRKDGSKDEKNRL, encoded by the coding sequence ATGAATCTACTAAGAACTACTTTTTTCATTGTACTTTTTTCTTATTCTTCTTATGCTCAAATAGAATTAAAAGGAGTTGTAAAAGATTCTTCAAATGTTGCCATAGAGTTTGCCAATGTTGTACTGACCAATCAAAAAAATGAAATTATAAAAGGAACCATTACTGATGAAAAAGGAGAATTTAGTTTATCAGCTAAAAAAGGAGTATATAAACTATCAATTAGTTTTTTAGGGTATAAGGATTGGGTAAAAGAAATAACTTTAGATGATAGTTTTGACTTTGGAATTATAATTCTTGAAGAAAGTAAGAATAGTTTAGATGAAGTTGTTGTAACTGCTAAGAAGCCTGTAATTAAAAGAAAGGTAGATAGAATAGAATTTAATGTAAATAATACGATTCTTTCAGAAGGAGATGCTTGGGGTGTTTTAATTAAAGCCCCTGGTGTAATAGCCTCTTCATCGGGTTCTCTGCAAATTTTTGGGAAATCAGGAGTATTAGTAATGATAGACGAACGTCCTGTACAACTTTCATCTGATGAATTAAAAAACATGTTAGAAGGAATGTCTGCTAACGAAATTAATTCGATAGAAGTCATAACTAATCCTCCTGCTAAATATGATGCTGAAGGAAATGGGATAATAAATATTACACTAAAAAAGAAAAAAAGTTTAGGTTATAATGGGAATGTTTTTTCTAGATATACTCAAGGGGTCTTTCCAAAATCAAATAATGGTGGAGGTGTTGTTTATAGAGATGATAAGATTAATATTTCTGCAAATTATAATTTTGGTATTGGAAAAAGAAATGTACAAGAAAATAGTAATATTAATTTTCTGAATACTCAAGGTGATATTTTTTCTTCTTGGAATGAAGATTCTGACAGAAATACAAGTTACTTATCTCATAATTTTAGGACTTCTTTTGATTACCATATCGCTGAAAAGAGTGTTATTGGGATGAAAATTGTTGGGAATATTTCTCCTAAACAACAAGTTATTAACAAAACTAAAACGGATGTATTTAATACTCAAAACGAATTAGACTCCTTATTTGTAAATAATAATAGCTCTGATAGGAATGTTCAGAATTTATCATACAATCTAAATTTTACACAAAAGTTCAAAAAGAAGGGGCAATCTTTAGTGCTTGACTTTGATTATACAGATTACGAAAATGAAGGTAATCAAAACGTTAATACAGACTTTTTTGACTCTAGCAACAGCTTTAATAGAAATGAGTTTTTTACCTCAGATAATAAGCAAGACATCAAAATATATAGCTCTAAATTAGATTATACACAGCCAATTGATTCAACTTCTTATTTTGAAACGGGAATTAAGTATAATTCTATAAGAACAAATAATGATTTGGATTATTTTAATCGAGATAATTCTGGATCATTAATTTTTGATGAGAGTAGGAGCAATCAATTTATATATGATGAAGATACTTATGCTGCCTACTTGTCCTACAACAAAGACTTTAAAAAGTTTTTTGTAAAATTAGGTTTACGTGCTGAATACACAGAAACTTTAGGGAATTCAATTACTCTAAATCAAATTACCGATAATGATTATTTTGAATTATTCCCTTCTACTTTTTTACAATATAGATTAAATGACAATAATTCATTCGGATTTTCATATAGCCGAAGAATAAGAAGACCTAATTACTCTTTGCTAAACCCCTTTCAATTTTTTTCAAGTCCGTTTAGTTTAATAGAAGGAAATCCATTTTTACGACCTTCTTTTTCAGATAATATTGAATTATCTTATAGCTTAAGAAACAAATACTTTTTTACGGGCTATTTTAATCATACAAAAGACCCATTTACTCAATTATCAGTACAAGATAATCAAGAGCAGATTTTTAGGTATAATGCTGTAAATTTAGATAGCAATATTGGGTATGGATTATCCTTTGTGACTTCGTTCGACATTAATAAATGGTGGAGTCTTTATTTTGATCTTAATGTCTACTACAGAGAATATGAGTTTATAGCACCTGATAGTTCTAATGAGCTTATAAAAAATAATAATTGGAATTTTGACCCCTACTTATGGAATGAATTTACAATTTCAAAAGAAAACAACCTTTCGCTTGAAATAACAGCACAATACTTTTCTCCAAAAGTTCAAGGAGGATTTGACATAAGGGGAAGGTCTGAAGTTTCAGTAGGGATAAAGAAAAAAATGTTTCAAAATAAATCTACATTATCAGTCTATGTAGCCGATATTTTTGATCAGAATAAATTTACTTTAGAGTCTAACTATGCATTCCAGAATCATATTTTTAGAGAGAATCCAGAAAATCAATATGTTCGATTTTCTTTTACTTATAGGTTCGGAAATACCAAGATTAAAGGTAGAAAGAGAAAAGATGGATCTAAAGATGAAAAAAACAGATTATAG
- the lpdA gene encoding dihydrolipoyl dehydrogenase, translated as MKYDIIVIGSGPGGYIAAVRASQLGKKVAIIEKYATLGGTCLNVGCIPSKALLDSSHHYYDAVHHFEEHGITVETPKIDFGKMVERKAKVVETTTGGIKYLMDKNNIDVFEGLGSFEDATHVKITKNDTTSEIIEGANIIIATGSKPSSLPFIKIDKERIITSTEALKLSEIPKDLLVIGGGVIGLELGSVYKRLGANVTVIEYMDKIVPGMDADVSKELQKVLKKQGIKFATSHKVNAVERNGDTITVKATDKKDREIEFSGDYCLVSVGRKAYTAGLGLEKVGVEVNERGQISVNDHLQTNIKNIYAIGDVVKGAMLAHKAEEEGVVVAEFLAGEKPHIDYNLIPGIVYTWPEVAAVGKTEDELKEAKIDYKSGKFSMRALGRSRASGDIDGFVKVLADKNTDEILGVHMVGARVADLIMEAAVAMEYRASAEDLARICHGHPTYSEAVKEAAKAAWDGKPLNA; from the coding sequence ATGAAATACGATATTATTGTAATTGGTTCTGGTCCTGGAGGATATATTGCTGCAGTTAGAGCTTCTCAACTTGGAAAAAAAGTAGCAATTATAGAAAAATATGCAACTTTAGGTGGAACTTGTTTAAATGTGGGGTGTATTCCTTCGAAAGCGTTGTTAGATTCTTCGCATCATTATTACGATGCTGTACATCATTTCGAAGAGCATGGAATTACAGTAGAAACTCCGAAAATAGATTTCGGAAAAATGGTAGAAAGAAAAGCAAAAGTTGTAGAAACAACCACTGGAGGAATTAAATACTTAATGGACAAAAATAATATTGATGTTTTTGAAGGTTTGGGTTCTTTTGAAGATGCTACCCACGTAAAAATAACCAAAAACGATACTACTTCAGAAATTATTGAAGGAGCAAATATTATTATTGCAACAGGTTCAAAACCATCTTCGTTACCTTTTATAAAAATTGATAAAGAAAGAATTATTACGTCTACAGAAGCATTAAAACTATCGGAAATTCCTAAAGATTTATTGGTAATTGGTGGTGGTGTAATTGGTTTAGAATTAGGTTCTGTATATAAAAGACTGGGTGCAAATGTTACTGTAATTGAATATATGGATAAGATTGTGCCAGGAATGGATGCAGATGTTTCTAAAGAATTACAAAAGGTTTTAAAGAAGCAAGGAATTAAATTTGCAACAAGCCATAAAGTGAATGCTGTTGAAAGAAATGGCGATACGATTACTGTAAAAGCAACTGATAAAAAGGACAGAGAAATAGAATTTTCTGGAGATTATTGCTTGGTTTCTGTCGGTAGAAAAGCATACACTGCTGGTTTAGGTTTAGAGAAAGTTGGTGTGGAAGTAAACGAACGTGGACAAATTTCTGTAAACGACCATTTACAAACCAATATTAAGAATATTTATGCAATTGGTGATGTTGTAAAAGGTGCAATGTTAGCACACAAAGCAGAAGAAGAAGGTGTTGTGGTTGCTGAATTTTTAGCAGGAGAAAAACCACATATCGATTATAATTTAATTCCAGGAATTGTTTACACATGGCCAGAAGTTGCGGCTGTTGGTAAAACTGAAGACGAGTTAAAAGAAGCAAAAATTGACTATAAATCTGGTAAATTTTCGATGAGAGCTTTGGGTAGATCTCGTGCAAGTGGAGATATTGATGGATTTGTAAAAGTTTTAGCAGACAAAAACACCGATGAAATATTAGGAGTTCACATGGTTGGTGCACGTGTTGCAGATTTAATTATGGAAGCTGCAGTTGCCATGGAATACAGAGCATCCGCAGAAGATTTGGCAAGAATTTGTCATGGTCACCCAACCTATTCTGAAGCTGTAAAAGAAGCTGCAAAAGCGGCTTGGGATGGGAAACCTTTAAATGCATAA
- a CDS encoding heme-binding domain-containing protein: MKILKKVLLVLLVLFVIAQFFGPEKNDGDLASLEPFLMETYPPADVKEILKTTCFDCHSNKTIYPWYDKITPVNYWLADHIKDGKKHLNFSTWNEYSMKRKEHKMDELHEEVEEREMPLNSYTWTHANANLTQEQIDAVVAWGKRVQMEYKLKMQPE, encoded by the coding sequence ATGAAAATTCTTAAAAAAGTACTTTTGGTTTTACTTGTGTTGTTTGTAATTGCACAATTTTTTGGACCAGAAAAAAATGATGGAGATTTAGCTTCCTTAGAGCCATTTTTAATGGAAACATACCCGCCAGCAGATGTAAAAGAGATTTTAAAAACTACCTGTTTCGATTGCCATAGTAACAAAACAATATATCCTTGGTACGATAAAATTACGCCGGTAAATTATTGGTTGGCAGACCATATTAAAGATGGTAAAAAACACCTAAATTTTTCTACATGGAACGAATATTCGATGAAGAGAAAAGAGCATAAGATGGATGAGTTACATGAAGAAGTAGAAGAAAGGGAAATGCCTTTAAATTCTTATACTTGGACGCATGCAAATGCCAATTTAACCCAAGAACAAATAGATGCTGTTGTGGCTTGGGGAAAAAGAGTTCAGATGGAATATAAATTGAAAATGCAACCTGAATAA